One part of the Bdellovibrio bacteriovorus genome encodes these proteins:
- a CDS encoding small ribosomal subunit Rsm22 family protein gives MQREFTCPASFEESINRALATYKLSLTDSKALAKCVLALSDFFIAKPDSPTPWNESWAQVAYLCYYLPLNSTRLTGLIEEADKRGFFSGLSHVIDFGAGLATASMTLNEKHKFSYQLIERAAEPQNLIEKHFPQFPPQEWLRTFSGARLKDGAKTLALFSYSLTELTDLPDWAYQCEALMLVEPSTQQDGRKLLQLRQKLLEKGYHVWAPCTHEQACPLLSQSKTDWCHDRVHFKAPAWFTALEAELPMKNRTLTMSYVLMRKTKPQAIKAARVVGDRLKEKGKDRQMICRGSEREFLAWLHKTKIEQDIPRGVLVDIPDDIQKVSNELRVSREITVL, from the coding sequence ATGCAAAGAGAATTCACCTGTCCCGCTTCTTTTGAAGAATCCATCAATCGTGCCCTGGCGACTTACAAGTTGTCGTTGACGGATTCCAAGGCCCTGGCCAAATGTGTGCTGGCTTTGTCGGACTTCTTTATCGCCAAACCTGACAGCCCCACCCCTTGGAACGAATCCTGGGCGCAGGTGGCGTATCTTTGTTATTACCTGCCGCTGAATTCCACCCGCCTGACCGGACTGATTGAAGAGGCCGACAAGCGCGGATTCTTTAGTGGCCTTTCCCACGTGATCGATTTCGGTGCAGGCCTGGCGACGGCATCAATGACCTTGAATGAAAAACACAAGTTCAGCTATCAGTTAATCGAGCGCGCGGCCGAGCCCCAAAATCTGATTGAAAAGCACTTTCCGCAGTTCCCGCCTCAGGAATGGCTGCGCACCTTTAGCGGGGCCCGCCTGAAAGACGGGGCAAAAACCCTGGCACTATTTTCTTATTCTTTGACCGAGCTGACAGACCTTCCGGACTGGGCTTATCAGTGCGAAGCACTTATGCTGGTCGAACCATCCACCCAGCAAGATGGCAGAAAGCTTTTACAGTTGCGTCAGAAGCTTTTGGAAAAAGGCTATCACGTATGGGCCCCGTGCACGCATGAACAGGCTTGTCCTCTGCTAAGCCAGTCTAAAACGGACTGGTGCCACGACCGCGTTCACTTCAAAGCGCCGGCGTGGTTCACGGCCCTGGAAGCTGAGCTTCCGATGAAAAATCGCACACTGACCATGAGCTATGTGCTGATGAGAAAAACCAAACCGCAAGCCATCAAAGCGGCCCGTGTGGTGGGCGACCGCCTGAAAGAAAAAGGCAAGGACCGTCAGATGATCTGCCGTGGTTCCGAGCGCGAGTTTTTGGCGTGGCTTCACAAGACCAAGATCGAACAGGACATCCCACGCGGGGTTCTGGTTGATATTCCGGACGACATTCAAAAAGTTTCAAATGAACTGCGGGTCAGCCGCGAGATCACAGTTCTTTAG
- a CDS encoding substrate-binding periplasmic protein, which translates to MRPLWIVSALLCYSVITSAAQVIEMVSPYDTPPFVVDQKKEQGLVYDLASLLTVRSQGKYQFKVVVVPRVRLQKILQRSGVYVVPLVSPKWFGDGDEKKYLWTSALMEDENLVLSPRKRALEYESPASLQGKRTSIVLGHAVEPVQQLEKAGMVKAESTQSFNNSLRMLARGRIDFMVMGRIVAVYLIRDLGLEDQIYISDKTIERFDRKILVSPQSQKDLHKWLEGEIQRLRRSGEWKKYLRAELSLKNCDLAADPQFI; encoded by the coding sequence ATGCGTCCGCTCTGGATCGTATCGGCACTGCTTTGCTATTCCGTCATCACTTCCGCTGCGCAAGTGATCGAGATGGTTTCGCCTTACGACACTCCACCATTTGTGGTTGATCAGAAAAAAGAGCAGGGTCTTGTCTATGATCTGGCATCACTTCTAACGGTGCGTTCCCAGGGAAAATATCAGTTCAAGGTGGTGGTTGTCCCCCGGGTTCGCTTGCAGAAGATTCTTCAGCGCAGCGGTGTATATGTGGTTCCTTTGGTTTCGCCGAAGTGGTTCGGGGATGGCGATGAAAAGAAGTACCTTTGGACATCGGCTCTGATGGAAGATGAAAATCTGGTGCTTTCGCCTCGTAAACGCGCTCTGGAATACGAAAGTCCGGCTTCACTGCAGGGTAAAAGAACTTCGATTGTTCTGGGTCATGCTGTCGAGCCGGTGCAACAGTTGGAAAAAGCCGGAATGGTAAAAGCCGAATCCACACAGTCCTTTAATAACAGTCTGCGCATGCTGGCCCGGGGGCGGATTGACTTTATGGTTATGGGCCGGATTGTGGCCGTCTATTTGATTCGCGATCTGGGGCTGGAAGATCAGATTTACATCTCAGATAAAACCATTGAGCGCTTTGATCGAAAAATTCTGGTTTCGCCACAGTCCCAAAAAGATCTGCACAAATGGCTGGAGGGTGAAATCCAGCGCTTGCGGCGATCCGGAGAGTGGAAGAAGTATTTGCGGGCGGAACTATCCCTAAAGAACTGTGATCTCGCGGCTGACCCGCAGTTCATTTGA
- a CDS encoding Ig-like domain-containing protein: MNIRHVTEPFIVLLLVSILGLTGCIRASVHNGTLTADLASESDSSYFTNKNPIEVLVIFNRAPDQFYPENFTLENATMGSIVQVDKVTYRVQLIPTNQGEVRMNLPKGTAVGNRGETNAESGIFEVYYDSILPTIGTATILPAAVSPNPVPSVQGTTEPKAIVTLYNSLACTGDKLADSTADAVTGNFEFPLGNALTAEGAYAWSVQARDAAGNIHCYPFPLAYTLDQTEPSLPSISVAHGPVQDNPAAVDVTSCDDDNQTPDSFHQVIFVQDSSAPPDLDNPNWIACSAGINNVTLTGADGDHTLVMWARDEAGNISSSNQITITLDTTTPSLSVPTTASLDRNSASTVILADAVVDSDEEGLGTYSLLTADAPACADHGTVSINASNGAVTFAPAAHYFNRYSGADHHGGPCNIKVQFADRVSPTAHTVTADTAVTVNFVNEPVQITAWPGTNGTALEKCGNKCFANSIFDLSFTVSPGGNATYPDPQSISCSATTADGYYVDIASCAVTGTAGTLSVQMGTAHASATDGTVVSLTVNDGVGTDSESFSLHVDNYVMSMYPALAVRTQLSCILCHANIQADIVTDFGVSQANYSNASSILGVANLAGSYIYHNDNSAIDFLVTGSIYMPNITVTDKNFIKQTSGNPNSGPINLRSFLQNSWNQYPPITDSQGTILLDGDGFMQVDPTPVAKAPQLVAPKVQGGLQLKSAITIRAPSDAEVLALDSSLTAGTAAFVYKGPNSKPALSGLQLHDFGYGQFIRNNGTIVCHGSIIISGTLYLNNPDIQTDDVGCSIYVAGNVFIETNRGTAIQYVGGASSPTLQITSSRNIHMGIGLYDIRFIRRSLNNYEDAQKIVNAANPGGLRDAAEGALTIKSNANAGAWEWMRCPLRPEHARYLDTHYISNGNYTACDSSTDPWKCSMAREMFNNWTGVVTGYDHITDEKVVNRSGTLVNPVVAYETMCRVNGAYQMGSYSSYAWDWSGYWGEQPDRVGAASVNATRVSTVFDHVRINAQNVHSRYYGEFRGSVIAPWALFAVGNLVFKYDTRLNAVVPYPRLMVPNPIFDVQ; this comes from the coding sequence GTGAACATACGGCACGTTACAGAACCATTCATTGTTCTTCTTTTGGTCTCTATTTTGGGACTGACGGGATGTATTCGTGCCAGCGTTCATAATGGAACGCTGACGGCGGATCTGGCCTCCGAAAGTGACTCCTCTTACTTCACCAATAAGAACCCGATCGAAGTCCTGGTTATTTTCAATCGCGCACCCGATCAGTTTTACCCGGAAAACTTCACGCTTGAAAATGCCACAATGGGTTCCATCGTCCAGGTGGACAAAGTCACTTACCGCGTGCAACTGATCCCCACCAACCAGGGCGAAGTGCGCATGAACCTGCCAAAAGGCACAGCCGTCGGCAATCGTGGAGAAACCAACGCTGAATCCGGAATCTTTGAAGTTTACTATGACAGCATTCTGCCAACGATTGGGACCGCCACCATTTTGCCAGCGGCGGTCAGCCCCAATCCCGTTCCGTCCGTCCAGGGAACGACCGAACCCAAAGCCATCGTCACTCTATATAATTCACTTGCCTGCACCGGAGACAAACTGGCGGACTCCACCGCCGATGCGGTGACCGGTAATTTTGAATTCCCGCTGGGCAACGCTCTGACCGCCGAGGGGGCCTATGCCTGGAGCGTTCAGGCCCGCGATGCCGCTGGTAATATTCATTGTTACCCCTTCCCCCTGGCTTACACTCTGGATCAGACCGAGCCCTCGCTGCCTTCGATCTCGGTGGCACATGGCCCGGTTCAGGACAACCCGGCGGCTGTGGATGTCACCTCTTGCGATGACGACAACCAAACGCCGGACTCTTTCCATCAGGTGATTTTCGTGCAAGACAGCTCCGCCCCGCCGGATTTGGACAATCCGAACTGGATTGCTTGTTCAGCGGGCATTAACAATGTCACCCTGACCGGCGCCGACGGCGATCACACACTTGTGATGTGGGCTCGTGATGAAGCCGGAAATATTTCTTCCAGCAACCAGATTACCATCACCCTGGATACCACAACACCAAGCCTGTCTGTGCCGACCACCGCAAGCCTTGATCGTAACAGCGCAAGCACGGTGATTCTGGCTGATGCCGTCGTGGATTCCGACGAAGAGGGTCTTGGCACTTATTCCCTGCTGACAGCGGATGCTCCAGCCTGTGCTGATCATGGCACTGTATCAATCAACGCCAGCAATGGTGCGGTGACATTTGCTCCCGCAGCCCACTATTTCAACCGTTACAGCGGAGCCGATCATCACGGAGGCCCCTGCAATATCAAAGTGCAATTCGCCGACCGGGTTTCCCCAACCGCTCACACCGTGACTGCTGACACCGCAGTGACCGTAAACTTTGTGAATGAGCCCGTGCAGATCACGGCTTGGCCGGGAACCAATGGCACGGCTTTGGAAAAGTGCGGCAACAAATGTTTTGCCAATTCCATCTTTGATCTGAGCTTTACTGTTTCCCCAGGTGGCAACGCCACTTATCCCGACCCACAAAGCATTTCATGTTCTGCCACTACGGCCGATGGATACTATGTCGACATCGCCAGTTGTGCAGTGACTGGCACCGCGGGAACTTTGTCCGTGCAGATGGGAACGGCACACGCCTCTGCCACCGATGGCACCGTGGTGTCCTTGACTGTTAATGATGGTGTGGGCACTGATTCAGAATCTTTCAGCCTGCATGTGGATAACTATGTGATGAGCATGTATCCCGCATTAGCCGTTCGCACCCAACTGTCCTGCATTTTGTGTCACGCCAACATTCAAGCCGATATCGTGACTGATTTTGGGGTTTCACAAGCCAATTACAGCAACGCAAGCAGCATTCTGGGCGTGGCGAATCTGGCGGGTTCATACATTTATCACAACGACAATTCGGCCATTGATTTCCTGGTGACAGGTTCGATCTATATGCCGAATATCACTGTCACTGACAAAAACTTTATCAAACAAACTTCGGGCAATCCGAACTCTGGTCCCATCAATCTAAGAAGCTTCCTGCAAAACAGTTGGAACCAATATCCGCCGATCACCGACAGTCAGGGAACGATCTTGTTGGATGGTGACGGTTTTATGCAGGTGGATCCGACGCCAGTGGCGAAAGCACCGCAACTGGTTGCACCGAAAGTGCAGGGTGGATTGCAACTGAAGTCCGCAATCACCATTCGTGCGCCATCAGATGCCGAAGTACTGGCGCTGGACAGTTCTTTGACGGCAGGTACGGCGGCATTCGTTTACAAAGGGCCGAATTCGAAACCGGCTTTAAGCGGTCTGCAACTGCATGATTTTGGTTACGGTCAATTCATTCGTAACAACGGCACGATTGTTTGCCATGGCAGTATCATCATCAGCGGAACGTTGTATCTAAATAACCCCGACATTCAAACCGATGACGTCGGTTGTTCGATCTATGTAGCAGGCAACGTGTTCATCGAAACCAATCGCGGCACAGCCATTCAATATGTCGGCGGTGCAAGCTCACCGACTTTGCAGATCACCAGTTCCCGCAACATCCATATGGGTATCGGCCTTTATGATATTCGCTTTATCCGTCGCAGTCTGAATAACTATGAAGACGCTCAGAAGATTGTGAATGCCGCAAACCCTGGCGGTCTGCGCGACGCTGCGGAAGGTGCTTTGACCATCAAGTCCAATGCCAATGCCGGAGCCTGGGAATGGATGCGCTGTCCATTGCGCCCCGAACACGCCCGCTATCTGGACACTCATTACATTTCAAACGGCAACTACACGGCTTGTGATTCATCCACCGACCCATGGAAATGTTCGATGGCGCGCGAGATGTTCAACAACTGGACCGGCGTCGTCACCGGCTATGACCACATCACCGATGAAAAAGTCGTCAATCGTTCCGGCACACTGGTGAATCCAGTGGTGGCATACGAAACCATGTGCCGCGTGAACGGCGCATATCAAATGGGAAGCTATAGCAGTTATGCCTGGGACTGGTCCGGCTATTGGGGCGAGCAGCCCGATCGTGTCGGCGCTGCCAGTGTGAATGCCACGCGCGTTTCCACCGTCTTTGATCACGTTCGCATCAACGCCCAGAACGTGCACAGCCGTTACTATGGCGAATTCCGCGGCTCCGTCATCGCCCCATGGGCCCTGTTCGCTGTCGGAAACTTGGTCTTTAAGTACGACACCCGACTGAACGCCGTCGTGCCTTACCCGCGGCTGATGGTGCCCAACCCGATCTTCGATGTGCAATAG
- a CDS encoding DUF4423 domain-containing protein encodes MARRSQNYPRYSLRAFARHLEVDSSFLSKILNGKRTVTMRTIRMFGERLNLNSDELQRFGEISREKKMKRKLERLLEKMPSEEREHSTITINVDEARLDEAKEKIKGFRRELAQFLDNGVIQGKTYQISVSLIPVASYAAE; translated from the coding sequence TTGGCTCGTCGTAGCCAAAACTATCCCCGTTACTCTTTGCGTGCGTTCGCCCGTCACTTGGAAGTGGACTCGTCTTTCTTGTCCAAAATCCTGAACGGCAAACGTACCGTTACGATGAGAACAATTCGTATGTTCGGGGAGCGTTTGAACCTCAACTCGGATGAACTTCAGCGTTTTGGTGAAATCAGCCGTGAGAAAAAAATGAAGCGCAAACTGGAGCGTCTATTGGAGAAGATGCCTAGTGAAGAGCGCGAACATTCCACGATCACCATCAATGTGGATGAAGCTCGTTTGGACGAAGCCAAAGAGAAAATCAAAGGCTTCCGTCGTGAACTGGCTCAGTTCCTTGATAATGGCGTGATTCAGGGCAAGACTTACCAGATTTCTGTTTCTTTGATTCCTGTTGCCAGCTACGCCGCTGAATAA
- a CDS encoding SAM-dependent methyltransferase, giving the protein MFKLSRRMQLIYDHLLPGKPVWDFCCDHGYMGLNAYESGLFTEVHFVDQVPHIIERLEQRFQNEYFREDSASQAFFHPRPGEQLGQAIQGSVVIAGVGAHTILEIVRSLTENGVLSADRLILGPQRDEEKLFVWLQNLPNFSYKSDGEIIAIDERGRNRKLLIFDKIL; this is encoded by the coding sequence ATGTTCAAACTCTCGCGCCGCATGCAGCTTATTTACGATCATCTTTTACCCGGAAAGCCTGTCTGGGACTTCTGCTGCGACCACGGCTATATGGGTTTAAACGCGTATGAAAGCGGTCTTTTCACCGAAGTGCACTTTGTCGATCAGGTTCCGCACATCATCGAGCGTCTGGAGCAGCGCTTTCAGAATGAATACTTCCGCGAGGATTCAGCCAGCCAGGCATTTTTCCACCCGCGGCCGGGAGAGCAGCTTGGGCAGGCCATTCAGGGCAGCGTGGTGATCGCCGGTGTCGGCGCGCACACGATTCTGGAAATTGTTCGTTCCTTGACTGAAAACGGCGTTTTGAGTGCGGACCGATTGATACTGGGTCCACAACGTGATGAAGAAAAACTGTTTGTGTGGCTACAAAATCTGCCGAATTTTTCGTACAAAAGTGATGGTGAAATCATTGCGATCGATGAAAGAGGCCGAAACCGTAAGTTGTTGATATTCGATAAAATTCTGTAA
- the gcvT gene encoding glycine cleavage system aminomethyltransferase GcvT — translation MKKTPLADTHEKLGARMVDFAGWYMPVQYIGLREEHNNVRTNVGLFDVSHMGEVRVKGPKALETLEWLTTNDVSKLNDGEAQYSLLPNDQGGLVDDIIVYCLSKDSDYLVCVNASNKDKDFAWMTKHNKGADITDESDLWGQIAIQGPKALELCDRVFDIKVSEMKSFTIKSGTFKGHKIMIATTGYTGEKGCEVFVEAAGTADLWMTLLEKGKDLGCMGIGLGARDTLRTEMKYSLYGHEIDDTTNPYEAGLGWVIKPAKKDFMNKAQIVGKKEAGLTRNLVGFKMLEKGIPRQGYSLFSFDNKEIGKVTSGTHSPTLDEPIGIAFIDVAYAKEGTEFLLDIRGRKVKAVVCKTPFVTK, via the coding sequence ATGAAAAAGACACCTTTAGCAGACACACATGAAAAGCTGGGCGCCCGCATGGTCGACTTTGCCGGTTGGTATATGCCCGTTCAATACATCGGTCTTCGTGAAGAGCACAACAACGTGCGCACGAACGTAGGCCTGTTCGACGTCTCCCACATGGGAGAAGTTCGCGTGAAGGGCCCCAAAGCCCTGGAAACTTTGGAGTGGTTGACCACCAATGACGTTTCCAAGCTGAACGACGGCGAAGCTCAGTATTCTCTGCTGCCGAATGATCAAGGCGGCCTGGTCGACGATATCATCGTTTACTGCCTGTCTAAGGATTCTGACTATCTGGTGTGTGTGAACGCCTCTAACAAAGACAAAGACTTTGCCTGGATGACCAAACACAACAAGGGCGCCGACATCACCGACGAATCCGACCTTTGGGGTCAGATCGCCATCCAAGGCCCGAAAGCGCTGGAGCTGTGTGACCGCGTCTTTGACATCAAAGTCAGCGAAATGAAGTCCTTCACCATCAAATCCGGCACTTTCAAGGGCCATAAAATCATGATCGCCACCACCGGCTACACTGGCGAAAAAGGCTGCGAAGTCTTTGTCGAGGCGGCGGGCACGGCGGATCTGTGGATGACTTTGCTGGAAAAAGGCAAAGACCTGGGCTGCATGGGCATCGGATTGGGCGCTCGTGACACCCTAAGAACCGAAATGAAGTATTCCCTGTATGGCCACGAAATCGATGACACGACGAATCCATACGAAGCGGGCCTTGGCTGGGTGATTAAACCGGCAAAAAAGGACTTCATGAACAAAGCCCAAATCGTGGGCAAAAAAGAAGCCGGCCTGACCAGAAATCTTGTGGGATTTAAGATGCTTGAGAAGGGCATCCCCCGTCAGGGATACAGCCTGTTTTCTTTTGACAACAAAGAAATCGGCAAGGTAACTAGTGGTACACACTCACCGACCCTGGACGAGCCTATCGGTATTGCATTTATCGATGTGGCTTACGCGAAAGAAGGAACTGAATTCCTTCTGGATATCCGCGGCCGTAAGGTGAAAGCCGTGGTTTGCAAAACACCGTTTGTAACGAAATAA
- the gcvH gene encoding glycine cleavage system protein GcvH — translation MGFHIPEDYYYTKEHEWAQVDENIVTVGITEFAQDQLGEVVYVELPEEGQKITQGQTFGVIESVKAVSDLYAPVSGTVIEVNASLGDDPSVLNDDPVNEGWLVRIEMDTEKELANLMRAPDYKKLISEK, via the coding sequence ATGGGATTTCATATTCCTGAAGATTACTACTACACAAAAGAACACGAATGGGCTCAAGTTGACGAGAACATCGTAACCGTAGGCATCACTGAGTTCGCTCAAGACCAATTGGGTGAAGTGGTTTACGTGGAACTTCCAGAAGAAGGTCAAAAAATCACTCAAGGCCAAACTTTCGGTGTTATTGAGTCCGTTAAAGCTGTGAGCGACCTTTACGCTCCTGTTTCCGGCACTGTAATCGAAGTAAACGCGTCCCTGGGCGACGATCCGTCTGTTTTGAACGACGATCCAGTAAATGAAGGCTGGTTGGTTCGTATCGAAATGGATACTGAAAAAGAGCTCGCAAACCTGATGAGAGCTCCAGATTACAAAAAATTGATCAGCGAGAAGTAA
- a CDS encoding HNH endonuclease, with amino-acid sequence MKPWEVVHHINGRRSDNRPANLCVMSRNDHDRYHRWYDRIRANYGRYPKKETQLVKLKDRFNGILLGEPVNRKAG; translated from the coding sequence TTGAAGCCGTGGGAGGTCGTCCACCACATCAACGGCCGTCGCAGTGACAACAGACCTGCAAACTTGTGTGTTATGTCGCGAAACGATCACGATCGCTATCATCGGTGGTACGACCGAATCCGCGCAAACTATGGCAGATACCCCAAAAAGGAAACTCAGCTCGTAAAGCTCAAAGACCGCTTCAACGGAATCCTGCTGGGCGAACCTGTAAATAGAAAAGCGGGATAA
- a CDS encoding J domain-containing protein, producing MKNVTLMLLLPLILPVVTRAQTADEVRRIMNSQSSHYDILNVSKNASTEEIRTAYRRLMKTYHPDRYQNDPQKLRAATEVMKKLNVSRDTLMDPVARQRYDTTVKSAPKSTAKPTTAQASAKPESAQSKPEAKKWTGPDFEAEAKAKAEATAKAEAAAKAEKAKADAAAKANAKTSESPKQESKSSATEAPKAATEAKVSSARTESSKPATVDTSKDAAVRTEQPMNHRTKQAVKFYEDTAKCGAGFYKSFVDMML from the coding sequence ATGAAGAATGTGACTTTGATGCTTTTGCTGCCTTTGATTTTGCCGGTTGTGACACGGGCTCAAACTGCGGATGAAGTTCGCCGCATTATGAATTCGCAAAGCAGCCATTACGACATTTTGAATGTCAGTAAAAATGCCTCTACGGAAGAAATTCGCACGGCCTATCGCCGTCTGATGAAAACCTATCATCCGGATCGCTATCAGAACGACCCGCAAAAGTTGCGGGCCGCGACCGAGGTGATGAAAAAGCTGAACGTGTCCCGCGACACGCTGATGGATCCGGTGGCTCGGCAAAGATACGACACCACGGTGAAGTCAGCACCAAAATCAACGGCCAAGCCGACGACAGCGCAGGCTTCGGCCAAACCAGAATCCGCGCAGTCAAAGCCAGAAGCCAAAAAATGGACGGGGCCGGATTTCGAGGCTGAAGCCAAAGCCAAGGCTGAAGCCACGGCAAAAGCCGAAGCTGCTGCAAAGGCTGAAAAAGCGAAAGCCGACGCCGCAGCGAAAGCCAATGCCAAAACTTCCGAGTCCCCAAAGCAAGAATCAAAGTCCTCTGCCACGGAAGCTCCAAAGGCGGCCACTGAAGCCAAGGTTTCTAGCGCAAGGACAGAGTCCTCGAAGCCTGCGACAGTCGATACGTCAAAAGACGCCGCCGTGCGAACTGAGCAGCCGATGAACCACCGAACAAAGCAGGCGGTGAAGTTCTATGAAGACACCGCCAAGTGTGGTGCGGGTTTCTATAAGTCCTTCGTGGATATGATGCTGTAG
- a CDS encoding tolA protein, which yields MLLLLALCSPNLATADSNLELLYTKQIAWTAANLEDPKVVASFRSSFQKLVADKSKMQQLQTAEGRKILLQGNSLLAVIQLKERLQQCLLTHAAAKGVSEALAKALDSQALSGGICAEFVEQEKKLQVFGKDMEKNLKEEARAKILGSAQKQLTSTQTYWKEASNQDTLDIAVELTDREREMKVKPPQAGTELLLYTKAIRERKNKNVIVQADVKKAFAEVQTELKNHADYLAEAAQGDIDESLQKLLVTNPAASAQYLMENPGALDMICKVLQGYDQKAQRNETLDKAIFWGGLVVGGVLLATGIGAGVGAMVLSGTAAAGTLTTVAAGAALAGTIAGGGEAVYASSKAHESFIEARDLRASAFAEGSSQAAFGKADAATDQAYSELAEAGFSAASIIPFGAGLKVMKNAAQASKLGSYAKVANEGAKVEAASVKSIATSLKEISSDKDVLKVLENSQKKVDSEEMGMFLGYLSDLPQAERKEVLALLKKKPEKAADAIRESSKSGVCK from the coding sequence ATGCTATTGCTGCTTGCCCTGTGTTCGCCGAATCTGGCGACAGCGGATTCCAATTTGGAGTTGCTGTACACGAAACAAATCGCCTGGACAGCCGCGAACCTGGAAGACCCCAAGGTCGTTGCATCATTTCGTTCATCCTTCCAAAAGCTTGTCGCCGACAAGTCTAAAATGCAGCAGTTGCAAACCGCCGAGGGCAGAAAGATTCTGCTGCAGGGAAATAGCCTGCTGGCCGTTATCCAGCTTAAAGAGCGTCTGCAGCAGTGTCTGCTAACCCATGCCGCCGCCAAGGGTGTTTCGGAAGCTTTGGCAAAGGCACTGGATTCGCAGGCGCTGAGTGGCGGTATCTGTGCCGAGTTCGTCGAACAGGAAAAAAAGCTTCAGGTGTTCGGCAAAGACATGGAAAAGAACCTGAAGGAAGAAGCCCGTGCAAAGATTCTTGGTTCCGCGCAAAAGCAGTTAACCAGCACTCAGACCTATTGGAAAGAAGCTTCCAATCAGGACACCCTGGATATTGCCGTTGAGCTGACAGACCGCGAGCGCGAGATGAAAGTAAAACCTCCTCAGGCCGGGACAGAGCTGCTTCTGTATACAAAAGCCATCCGCGAAAGAAAGAATAAAAACGTCATAGTTCAGGCCGACGTGAAAAAAGCTTTTGCCGAGGTTCAAACCGAACTCAAGAATCACGCAGACTATCTGGCAGAGGCAGCCCAGGGCGATATCGATGAGTCCCTGCAAAAGCTTTTGGTGACCAATCCCGCGGCCAGTGCTCAGTACCTGATGGAAAATCCGGGAGCCTTGGACATGATTTGTAAAGTCCTGCAGGGCTATGATCAAAAAGCCCAGCGTAATGAAACCTTGGATAAAGCCATCTTCTGGGGTGGACTTGTGGTCGGCGGAGTTTTGTTGGCGACTGGCATCGGGGCCGGGGTCGGCGCAATGGTTCTTTCCGGGACTGCAGCCGCAGGCACTCTGACCACCGTGGCCGCCGGGGCGGCTTTGGCCGGAACTATCGCCGGGGGTGGTGAGGCGGTGTATGCTTCTTCCAAAGCTCATGAATCTTTCATCGAGGCTCGTGACCTGCGGGCGTCGGCATTTGCAGAAGGTTCTTCTCAAGCTGCTTTTGGCAAGGCCGACGCTGCTACGGACCAGGCTTATTCCGAATTGGCGGAAGCGGGCTTTTCAGCCGCCTCCATCATTCCGTTTGGTGCGGGCTTGAAAGTGATGAAGAATGCCGCGCAGGCTTCCAAGCTGGGGTCTTACGCGAAAGTCGCCAACGAAGGCGCCAAGGTTGAAGCCGCATCGGTGAAATCCATCGCCACGTCATTGAAGGAAATTTCCTCAGACAAAGACGTGCTGAAGGTTCTGGAAAACAGCCAGAAAAAAGTTGATTCAGAAGAAATGGGAATGTTCCTGGGGTATCTTTCGGACTTGCCTCAGGCGGAACGCAAAGAAGTTCTGGCGCTGTTAAAGAAAAAGCCAGAGAAGGCCGCTGATGCCATTCGTGAATCCTCCAAATCCGGGGTGTGCAAATGA